A genome region from Bombilactobacillus bombi includes the following:
- the msrB gene encoding peptide-methionine (R)-S-oxide reductase MsrB, with protein MYEKQKQELTPEQYNVTQKSATEAPFNNQYDDFFEPGIYVDVVSGEPLFASSTKYDSGCGWPAFTQPIKKLAEKSDTSFGMHRTEVRSPQADSHLGHVFTDGPKEQGGLRYCINSAALRFIPKERMKQEGYEEYLKFVQSPKSKSAND; from the coding sequence ATGTATGAAAAGCAAAAACAAGAATTAACCCCTGAGCAATATAATGTTACCCAAAAAAGTGCTACAGAAGCACCATTTAACAACCAATATGATGATTTTTTTGAACCGGGGATTTATGTAGATGTGGTTAGTGGAGAGCCATTATTTGCTTCTTCAACTAAATATGATTCCGGCTGTGGTTGGCCAGCCTTTACGCAACCCATTAAAAAGTTAGCAGAAAAATCGGATACAAGTTTTGGGATGCATCGTACGGAAGTACGGAGTCCTCAGGCTGACTCACATTTAGGCCATGTATTTACTGACGGTCCTAAAGAGCAGGGAGGGTTACGTTATTGTATTAATTCTGCTGCCCTTCGATTTATTCCTAAAGAACGAATGAAACAAGAAGGTTATGAAGAATATTTAAAGTTTGTGCAAAGTCCTAAATCGAAGTCCGCAAATGACTAA
- a CDS encoding YitT family protein produces the protein MDEIEKIARRYRSVAKLSFALIYALCVSVAVNVFWTPGKIYGSGVTGLAQLISTVSQRWLPFTIGVPVLYAVLNLPLLILSWKKIGHDFTIYTIGAVILSTIFMHIMPPVQIKFDPIICAIFGGLFNGVGTGLALKNELSTGGLDIISIVLRKKFGKSVGTINIAFNILVVIGAGCLFGWVQALYTILSIFVNGRVIDSIYTRNQKLQVIIVTSHPDKVIEKIQDEMRRGITIIHDVEGAYQHSSKTMLFTVISQYELPKFRTAMHCSDPYAFVSITEAKLIMGRFYQEHIY, from the coding sequence ATGGATGAAATAGAAAAAATTGCTAGACGTTATCGTAGTGTAGCAAAGCTGTCATTTGCTTTAATCTATGCGTTATGTGTTTCCGTTGCAGTTAATGTGTTTTGGACACCAGGTAAAATCTATGGTTCTGGTGTAACTGGCTTAGCACAACTAATTTCTACAGTAAGTCAACGCTGGCTACCATTTACAATTGGTGTGCCAGTTCTTTATGCGGTGTTAAACTTACCATTGTTAATCCTATCTTGGAAAAAAATCGGTCATGATTTTACTATTTATACAATCGGTGCGGTTATCTTATCCACAATCTTTATGCATATTATGCCACCTGTTCAAATTAAATTTGATCCTATTATTTGCGCTATTTTTGGTGGTTTATTTAATGGTGTTGGTACCGGATTGGCATTAAAGAATGAATTGTCTACGGGCGGATTAGATATTATTAGTATTGTGTTACGCAAAAAATTTGGCAAAAGTGTAGGAACTATTAATATTGCTTTTAATATCTTAGTTGTGATTGGCGCAGGCTGCCTTTTTGGTTGGGTACAGGCTTTGTATACTATTTTGAGTATTTTTGTAAATGGTCGAGTAATTGACAGTATCTATACACGTAATCAAAAACTACAAGTAATTATTGTTACGTCTCATCCAGACAAAGTGATTGAAAAAATACAAGATGAAATGCGGCGTGGAATAACTATTATTCATGATGTTGAAGGCGCTTATCAGCATTCATCTAAAACTATGTTGTTCACAGTTATTTCACAGTATGAACTACCAAAGTTTAGGACAGCTATGCACTGTTCTGATCCTTATGCGTTTGTCAGTATAACAGAGGCAAAATTAATCATGGGACGTTTTTATCAAGAGCATATATATTAA
- a CDS encoding deoxyribonuclease IV, which produces MLLGCHVSMSGFAMLLGAAQEAVSYGANTLMIFTGAPQNTRRKPISQMKITAGHQFLKQHNINRIMGHAPYIINLGNTKSLEKYQFAINFLHAEIERCDALGIEAFSLHPGAHVGLGVDSALKAIAAGLDEVLAHNPKVLIALETMAGKGTEVGINFEQLAKIIDLTPHNDNLAITLDTCHLNDAGYDVKNNFDEVLNEFDRVIGLKRLAMIHLNDSQNIRGSHKDRHANIGFGTIGFTALNYICHHPQLVNIPKILETPYVTLQKNSKKAAAPYAAEINTLLTQKFNPNLMNQVSLL; this is translated from the coding sequence ATGTTATTGGGTTGTCATGTTAGTATGAGTGGCTTTGCAATGCTCTTGGGAGCTGCTCAAGAAGCAGTGAGTTATGGCGCTAATACTTTAATGATTTTTACTGGGGCACCTCAAAACACCCGTCGCAAGCCTATTTCTCAGATGAAAATTACTGCTGGACACCAATTTTTGAAACAGCATAACATTAACCGTATTATGGGGCATGCACCTTATATCATTAATCTTGGTAATACTAAAAGTCTTGAAAAATATCAATTTGCGATTAATTTTTTGCATGCAGAAATTGAGCGTTGTGATGCATTGGGAATTGAAGCCTTTAGTTTGCATCCTGGAGCCCATGTTGGATTAGGTGTTGATTCTGCTTTAAAAGCTATTGCTGCTGGTTTAGATGAAGTCTTAGCTCATAATCCTAAAGTCTTAATTGCTTTGGAAACAATGGCTGGTAAAGGAACAGAGGTAGGGATTAATTTTGAACAGTTGGCTAAAATTATTGATTTAACACCGCATAATGATAATTTAGCGATTACGTTAGATACTTGTCATCTTAATGATGCAGGCTACGATGTTAAAAATAACTTTGATGAAGTATTAAATGAATTTGATCGCGTTATTGGTTTAAAACGATTAGCAATGATTCATTTAAACGACTCCCAGAATATTAGAGGCTCGCATAAAGATCGCCATGCTAATATCGGTTTTGGAACTATTGGGTTTACAGCTTTAAATTACATTTGTCATCATCCACAATTAGTCAATATTCCTAAAATTTTAGAAACGCCATATGTTACTTTACAAAAAAACTCTAAAAAAGCTGCAGCGCCTTATGCAGCAGAGATTAACACGTTGCTGACGCAAAAATTTAATCCGAATCTGATGAACCAAGTAAGTTTACTATAA
- the pepI gene encoding proline iminopeptidase: protein MKIKTGYLPFHGYRTYYRIVGTRQSDKAPLVLLHGGPGSTHNYFEVLDELAQTGHQLIMYDQLGCGQSSMPNDPTLWHPQTWVEELINLRQLLALDQIHLLGQSWGGMLAIIYLCDYHPIGIKSLILASTLSSAKLWAQEQHRLIKFMNHQDQLAITKAEQTGNYQATDYLLANQHFMQLYATDEKSQQQFAVLQRPKNQGTQAYETAWGPNEYTPTGNLKNYDYTKKLTAIKVPTLITSGTNDLCTPLVAKTMFDYLPNATWKLFAHSRHMAFIDEHQQYLTVLKQWLQIHN from the coding sequence ATGAAAATTAAAACTGGTTATCTACCCTTTCATGGATATCGTACTTATTATCGTATTGTTGGAACTCGACAATCTGACAAAGCACCATTAGTGTTACTGCACGGTGGCCCCGGTTCTACGCATAATTATTTTGAAGTTTTAGATGAATTAGCACAAACTGGACATCAATTAATTATGTATGATCAATTAGGCTGTGGCCAATCATCTATGCCTAACGATCCTACGCTTTGGCATCCCCAAACTTGGGTTGAAGAGCTTATCAATTTACGTCAATTGTTAGCATTAGATCAAATTCATCTTTTGGGTCAATCTTGGGGTGGTATGTTAGCCATTATTTATTTATGTGACTATCATCCTATAGGTATAAAAAGTTTAATCTTAGCTAGTACCTTATCTTCAGCTAAATTATGGGCTCAAGAACAGCATCGCCTGATTAAATTTATGAATCATCAAGATCAACTAGCAATTACTAAAGCCGAACAAACCGGTAATTATCAAGCAACTGATTATCTATTAGCCAATCAGCATTTTATGCAATTATATGCAACTGATGAAAAATCACAACAACAATTTGCAGTTTTACAGCGTCCCAAAAATCAAGGCACCCAAGCTTATGAAACTGCCTGGGGACCTAATGAATATACCCCCACTGGAAACTTAAAAAATTACGATTATACAAAAAAACTCACTGCAATTAAAGTTCCTACCTTAATTACCAGTGGTACTAATGACTTATGTACACCTTTAGTGGCAAAGACCATGTTTGATTACTTACCAAATGCTACTTGGAAGTTGTTTGCTCATAGTCGGCATATGGCCTTTATTGACGAACATCAACAATATCTAACTGTTTTAAAGCAGTGGCTGCAAATTCACAACTAA
- a CDS encoding pyruvate, water dikinase regulatory protein, whose translation MKQIIYAISDSSGETATIFSRSMIAQFPMLEVEQKRFSFINSAQTLQEIFTQAKKDHAIIFYTLNNPEYDQIVKKLTQEHQVLAFDILNPYLKRIEAFTHQQASHEIGAARKLSAQYFDRIKAIDFAAENDDGKNPKSMLEADVVLLGISRTSKTPLSFFLANKQIKVMNLPLVPSVQLPKELWQVDPKKIVGLTTNEDVLQQIRQQRMIAYGLKPTTNYSDTSKIQAELKYADDLYQKLGCLVINVANRSIEETAAIIENRLNLNSI comes from the coding sequence ATGAAACAAATAATTTATGCCATTTCAGATTCATCTGGCGAAACCGCAACAATTTTTTCACGATCTATGATTGCTCAATTTCCAATGTTAGAAGTTGAACAAAAGCGTTTTTCATTTATTAATAGTGCCCAAACTTTACAAGAGATTTTCACTCAAGCCAAAAAGGATCATGCTATTATTTTTTATACCTTGAATAATCCAGAATATGACCAAATTGTTAAAAAGTTAACCCAAGAGCATCAAGTTTTAGCTTTTGATATTTTAAATCCATATTTAAAAAGAATCGAAGCTTTTACACATCAACAAGCATCACATGAAATTGGCGCTGCACGTAAGTTAAGCGCTCAATATTTTGACCGTATTAAAGCTATTGATTTTGCTGCAGAAAATGATGACGGCAAAAATCCCAAAAGTATGCTGGAAGCAGATGTAGTGTTATTAGGTATTTCACGTACATCAAAAACGCCACTTTCATTTTTCTTAGCTAATAAACAAATAAAAGTTATGAATTTGCCGTTAGTCCCGTCTGTCCAATTACCTAAAGAACTTTGGCAAGTAGATCCTAAAAAAATTGTTGGTTTAACTACGAATGAAGATGTTCTACAACAAATTCGACAACAACGTATGATTGCTTACGGATTAAAACCGACAACTAATTATTCCGACACCAGTAAAATTCAAGCCGAATTAAAATACGCTGATGATCTTTATCAAAAATTAGGTTGTCTAGTTATTAATGTTGCTAATCGTTCGATTGAAGAAACGGCAGCAATTATCGAAAATCGCTTAAATTTAAATAGTATTTAA
- the rpsU gene encoding 30S ribosomal protein S21 — MAKTVVRENESLDDALRRFKRSVSKSGTLQEYRKREFYEKPSVKRKLKSEAARKRNKKRKRR, encoded by the coding sequence ATGGCTAAGACAGTTGTTCGTGAGAACGAGTCTCTTGATGATGCTCTTCGTCGGTTTAAACGTTCTGTTTCTAAGAGTGGTACTCTTCAAGAATATCGCAAACGTGAGTTTTATGAGAAGCCTAGTGTTAAACGCAAATTAAAATCTGAAGCTGCCCGTAAGCGTAACAAGAAGAGGAAAAGACGTTAA
- a CDS encoding GatB/YqeY domain-containing protein, which produces MSLTDRLMTDLKSAMKSHDKTALSVIRMLKSALMNKKIELGHDLNAEEENQVVVSQMKQQKDSLAEFEKADRGDLVADAKEQIKVLSQYMPQQLSETEVQQIVQQTADKVGATSKADFGKLMKAVMSQVKGKADGTLVNRMVKDLLQ; this is translated from the coding sequence ATGTCCCTCACTGATCGGTTAATGACAGATTTAAAGTCCGCAATGAAGAGTCATGACAAAACGGCTCTATCTGTTATCAGAATGCTTAAATCAGCTTTGATGAATAAAAAAATCGAACTCGGTCACGATTTGAATGCAGAAGAAGAAAATCAAGTTGTTGTTTCACAGATGAAACAACAAAAAGATTCTTTGGCTGAATTCGAAAAGGCTGATCGGGGTGATTTAGTGGCTGATGCCAAAGAACAAATTAAGGTATTAAGCCAATATATGCCTCAACAATTATCTGAAACTGAAGTACAACAAATTGTCCAACAAACTGCAGACAAGGTGGGTGCAACTTCCAAAGCGGACTTTGGTAAGTTGATGAAAGCTGTTATGTCACAGGTTAAAGGCAAGGCTGACGGTACTTTAGTAAACCGCATGGTTAAAGATTTGTTGCAGTAA
- a CDS encoding PhoH family protein — protein sequence MCLTKTTTKSFKLFNNDDAVIFGVNDANLHLLAEQFDVTIHPFGDHVDIQGESTTVNLVVDILKHLANLLHSGIQVGQVDVVSAAQMAREGKLDYFEDLYNEVLITDAKGKPIRVRNLGQRKYIQTIKHQDITFGIGPAGTGKTYLAVVMAIAALKKGQVQRLILTRPAVEAGENLGFLPGDLKEKVDPYLRPIYDALFAIMGRDHTNRLLERGVIEIAPLAYMRGRTLDEAFVILDEAQNTTREQMKMFLTRLGFNSRMIVNGDLTQIDLPNHSRSGLLQAEQILRNLPHIGFVDFQASDVVRHPVVAEIINAYAQHTKE from the coding sequence ATGTGTTTGACTAAAACAACGACGAAATCTTTTAAATTATTTAATAATGATGATGCAGTTATTTTTGGTGTAAATGATGCCAATTTACATTTGTTAGCGGAGCAATTTGATGTAACTATCCATCCTTTTGGTGATCATGTAGATATTCAAGGTGAAAGTACCACCGTAAATTTGGTGGTTGATATTTTGAAGCATCTAGCTAATTTGTTGCATTCAGGGATACAAGTAGGACAAGTTGATGTTGTTAGTGCGGCACAGATGGCTCGTGAAGGTAAATTAGACTACTTTGAAGATTTATATAATGAAGTTTTAATTACAGATGCCAAAGGCAAACCCATTCGCGTACGCAATCTAGGACAAAGAAAATATATTCAAACTATTAAACATCAAGATATTACCTTTGGCATTGGACCTGCAGGTACAGGTAAGACATATCTAGCAGTAGTGATGGCAATCGCAGCTTTAAAAAAAGGCCAGGTCCAGCGCCTAATTTTAACTAGACCAGCTGTAGAAGCAGGAGAAAATTTAGGGTTTTTACCAGGTGATTTAAAAGAAAAAGTTGATCCATATTTGCGGCCCATTTATGATGCTTTATTTGCGATTATGGGGCGTGATCATACTAATCGCTTATTAGAGCGCGGAGTCATTGAAATTGCACCACTGGCTTATATGCGTGGCCGAACACTGGATGAAGCCTTTGTTATTCTAGATGAGGCTCAAAATACTACGCGAGAACAAATGAAAATGTTCTTGACGAGGCTTGGTTTTAATTCGCGGATGATAGTTAATGGTGATTTAACTCAAATTGACTTACCTAATCATTCTCGCAGTGGCTTACTGCAAGCGGAGCAAATTTTACGTAATTTACCACATATTGGGTTTGTAGATTTTCAAGCTAGCGATGTTGTTCGCCACCCTGTCGTAGCTGAAATTATTAACGCTTATGCTCAACATACTAAGGAGTAG
- the ybeY gene encoding rRNA maturation RNase YbeY, translating to MDLTIYDDQHLVADKHLELAHKLFEYGAQKINLPTDTEASITFCTAEEIHKINLEYRQTDRPTDVISFALEDGDDDGINTLELEQEFGVPRNIGDLFICPEVVKNHAQEYGHSFEREFGYTVVHGLLHLSGYDHIQEAEAQEMFALQKEILNEFGLKR from the coding sequence ATGGATTTAACAATTTATGATGATCAGCATTTAGTTGCTGATAAGCATTTAGAATTAGCTCATAAACTTTTCGAATATGGAGCTCAAAAAATTAATTTGCCCACAGATACGGAAGCTTCCATTACATTTTGTACTGCTGAAGAGATACACAAAATTAACTTAGAATATCGACAAACCGATCGACCAACTGATGTGATTAGTTTTGCTTTGGAAGATGGTGACGACGATGGCATTAATACATTAGAATTAGAACAAGAATTTGGAGTACCCCGCAATATTGGTGATTTGTTTATTTGCCCCGAAGTCGTGAAAAATCATGCCCAAGAATACGGCCATAGTTTTGAACGAGAATTTGGCTATACAGTAGTTCATGGTTTATTACATTTGTCAGGTTATGATCATATTCAAGAAGCTGAAGCTCAAGAAATGTTTGCCTTGCAAAAAGAAATATTAAATGAATTTGGATTGAAACGGTAG
- a CDS encoding cytidine deaminase, which produces MMIPEDLYQAATKMLTRAYVPYSHFPVGAALLTQTGEIYTGCNIENAAYGSTNCAERTAIFTAVAAGQRQFKALLITGKTTEVIVPCGACRQVISEFCTDEMPVYLTNQTGKIKQTTVGQLLPGAFTAEDLTHE; this is translated from the coding sequence ATGATGATACCAGAGGATTTATATCAAGCAGCCACTAAAATGTTAACGCGTGCGTATGTTCCTTATTCGCATTTTCCAGTTGGAGCGGCTTTACTGACACAAACTGGAGAAATTTATACGGGTTGTAATATTGAAAATGCGGCTTATGGCTCTACTAATTGCGCTGAACGAACAGCAATTTTTACTGCGGTAGCTGCCGGACAGCGTCAATTTAAGGCGCTCTTAATCACAGGTAAAACGACAGAAGTTATTGTTCCTTGTGGAGCATGTCGCCAAGTAATTAGTGAGTTTTGTACAGATGAAATGCCCGTGTATTTAACCAATCAAACTGGCAAAATCAAACAAACAACAGTTGGGCAACTCTTGCCAGGTGCTTTTACAGCGGAGGATTTAACACATGAATAA
- the era gene encoding GTPase Era, giving the protein MNKNFHSGFVAIIGEPNVGKSTFMNRILGSEISIISPKAQTTRNKIQGIYTNENEQIVFLDTPGVHTPKNNLDKYMDTAAFSALKDVDVVMLMVSATETIDDNAQNIIAKLQASQLPVILVINKIDLVHPDDLLPLIEQYNSLFKFAETFPISATQGNNVDELITAIGSRLPEGPQYYPEDQLSDHPEYFVVGEIIREKILELTRQEVPHSVAVVVEQMNQRVNGKLQVEATIYVERQSQKKILVGQKGSMIKNIGIRSREKIERLLGESINLKLWIKVQKNWRDDPLFLARAGYSMKDLK; this is encoded by the coding sequence ATGAATAAAAACTTTCATTCCGGTTTTGTAGCCATTATTGGGGAACCTAATGTTGGTAAATCAACTTTTATGAATCGAATTTTAGGTAGTGAAATTTCTATTATTTCACCAAAGGCGCAAACTACGCGGAACAAAATTCAGGGAATATATACTAATGAAAATGAACAAATTGTTTTTTTAGATACCCCAGGAGTCCATACTCCCAAAAATAATCTTGATAAATATATGGATACTGCTGCCTTTTCTGCTTTAAAAGATGTTGATGTAGTCATGTTAATGGTCAGTGCAACTGAGACAATTGATGACAATGCCCAAAATATCATTGCCAAATTACAAGCCAGTCAATTACCGGTTATTTTGGTAATTAATAAAATTGATTTGGTACATCCAGATGATTTATTACCTTTAATTGAACAGTATAATAGTTTATTTAAATTTGCAGAGACTTTTCCTATTTCTGCTACACAAGGCAATAATGTTGATGAATTAATAACAGCAATTGGCAGCCGTTTACCAGAAGGCCCTCAGTATTATCCAGAAGATCAGTTAAGTGATCATCCAGAATATTTTGTAGTAGGTGAAATTATTCGCGAAAAGATTCTCGAATTAACTCGGCAAGAAGTTCCTCATTCTGTAGCAGTTGTTGTTGAGCAAATGAATCAGCGAGTTAATGGTAAATTGCAAGTTGAAGCAACAATTTATGTAGAACGGCAAAGCCAAAAGAAAATTTTGGTTGGTCAAAAGGGAAGTATGATTAAAAACATCGGCATTCGTTCCCGTGAAAAAATTGAACGTTTATTAGGTGAGAGTATCAATCTTAAATTATGGATTAAAGTACAGAAGAATTGGCGCGATGATCCCCTGTTTTTAGCACGAGCAGGATATTCAATGAAGGATTTAAAATAA
- the recO gene encoding DNA repair protein RecO, which produces MTLLRDQTFNGLVLRNQDYRENDQLVHIFTDRFGIITFWLRGVKKAKSKQRYLALPFTYGKYQGTINSQGFSYLNDGLKVQQFAQIASDIKLNAYVTYLNDLVLRAFGAAKPQLQWFRRLTQASKLINQGLDPEIITNILEIQLLEPFGVAPNLKACVIGGETRGIFDYSIVLSGIICQKHWTADEHRLQLLPKTVAYLRLFAQVDLLRIGSIKVDHRIKGQLRQTIDAIYRDSVGIYPKSKKFIDQMYHWRI; this is translated from the coding sequence ATGACATTACTCCGAGATCAAACATTTAATGGTTTGGTATTGCGGAATCAAGATTATCGAGAAAATGACCAATTAGTTCATATTTTTACAGATCGCTTTGGTATTATTACTTTTTGGTTGCGGGGAGTAAAAAAGGCTAAATCCAAGCAGCGTTATTTGGCCTTACCTTTTACTTATGGAAAATATCAAGGTACTATTAACTCACAAGGTTTTTCGTATCTCAATGATGGATTAAAAGTTCAACAATTTGCACAAATTGCGAGTGATATTAAGCTGAATGCCTATGTTACTTATTTGAATGACTTAGTATTACGAGCATTTGGTGCAGCCAAACCACAATTACAGTGGTTTCGCAGGTTAACTCAAGCTAGCAAGTTAATCAATCAAGGTTTAGATCCGGAAATTATTACCAATATTTTAGAAATCCAGTTATTAGAACCTTTTGGTGTGGCTCCCAATTTGAAAGCTTGTGTCATTGGTGGAGAAACACGGGGAATTTTTGATTATTCAATTGTATTGAGCGGTATAATTTGTCAAAAACACTGGACAGCAGATGAGCATCGTTTACAACTTTTGCCGAAGACAGTGGCTTACTTACGTCTATTTGCCCAAGTGGATTTGTTGCGGATTGGTAGTATTAAGGTTGACCACCGTATTAAAGGGCAATTACGGCAAACTATTGACGCTATTTATCGTGATAGCGTCGGAATTTATCCTAAAAGTAAAAAATTCATTGATCAAATGTATCATTGGCGTATCTAA
- the glyQ gene encoding glycine--tRNA ligase subunit alpha — MVKKLNIQEMILTLQKFWSDKGCMLMQAYDTEKGAGTMSPYTFLRAIGPEPWNAAYVEPSRRPADGRYGDNPNRLYQHHQFQVVMKPSPLNIQEYYLDSLRALGIDPLEHDIRFVEDNWENPSMGCAGVGWEVWLDGMEVTQFTYFQQVGGLSVNPVTSEITYGVERLASYIQDVNSVFDLEWGNGVHYGDIFKEPEYEHSKYSFEVSDPKMLFQFFDDYEGEAKRLIALGLVHPAYDYILKCSHTFNLLDARKAVSVTERAGFMHRIRSLAHQIARAFVQERQKLGFPLLDETTREKVLKEMNDRD; from the coding sequence GTGGTTAAAAAGTTAAATATCCAAGAAATGATTTTGACTTTGCAAAAGTTTTGGAGCGATAAAGGCTGTATGCTAATGCAGGCTTACGACACCGAAAAAGGGGCTGGTACAATGAGCCCATATACTTTTTTAAGAGCAATCGGTCCTGAGCCTTGGAATGCAGCGTATGTTGAACCATCGAGACGACCAGCCGATGGTCGCTATGGTGATAATCCTAACCGACTATATCAACATCATCAATTTCAAGTAGTTATGAAACCATCACCGTTAAATATTCAAGAATATTATCTTGATAGTTTACGAGCTTTGGGAATTGATCCATTAGAGCATGATATTCGCTTTGTTGAAGACAATTGGGAAAATCCTTCCATGGGCTGTGCTGGTGTTGGTTGGGAAGTCTGGCTTGATGGTATGGAAGTTACGCAATTTACTTATTTTCAACAAGTTGGTGGCTTAAGTGTTAATCCAGTAACTAGTGAAATTACTTATGGAGTAGAACGCTTGGCTTCTTATATTCAAGATGTAAATTCTGTCTTTGATTTGGAATGGGGCAATGGCGTTCATTATGGTGATATTTTTAAAGAGCCAGAATATGAACATTCTAAGTATTCTTTTGAAGTAAGTGATCCCAAGATGCTCTTTCAATTTTTCGATGATTATGAAGGTGAAGCTAAGCGATTAATTGCATTAGGCTTAGTTCATCCTGCCTATGATTATATTTTAAAGTGCAGTCATACTTTTAATTTGTTAGATGCGCGCAAAGCGGTTTCTGTTACTGAACGAGCAGGTTTTATGCATCGCATTCGGTCATTAGCTCATCAAATAGCGCGGGCGTTTGTTCAAGAGCGACAAAAATTAGGATTTCCGTTATTAGATGAAACTACTCGAGAAAAAGTCCTAAAGGAGATGAATGATCGTGACTAA